The Candidatus Sulfotelmatobacter sp. DNA segment ACGATCATCGCCGCCAGCGCGATGTAGCCCCGCCCGCTGGTGAGCCCGTCGGTGAAGCTGTGCTGCTCGCTCGCGAGCCACGCGCCGCCGAGCGCCGCGAACGCGCCCGAGATCAGCACGCCCGCGGTGCGATAGAGCGGCACCGACAGCCCGAGCGCCGCCGCCGCCTCGGGCCGCTCGCCAATGCTGGTGAGCCTGAGGCCGAATACCGAGCGGAACGCCACCCAGCTCGCGATCGCCACCAGCGCGAGGGTGATCAGCACCAGCGGAGTCGCCAGCACCGGCCCGAGCCCCGGCAGCCGGTCGAGCCCGAGCGTGGTCCACTCGGGAAGCCCGGGCACGCGCGGCGAATTGGACGACGAGTGGAACACCTGGGTGAGCGTGAACTTGGTGAGCCCGGCGGCGAGCAGATTGATGCCGAGCCCGCTGGTGATCTGATCGGCGCGGAATCCCACCGTCACGATCGCGTGGAGCGCCGCCGTGAGCAATCCGGCGACGATCGCCGCCGCGAGCCCGAG contains these protein-coding regions:
- a CDS encoding ABC transporter permease, encoding MDLLLFIAAALRISVPYTLAAVGASFSERGGVINLGLEGTMLNGALAYALAAYATGNPWLGLAAAIVAGLLTAALHAIVTVGFRADQITSGLGINLLAAGLTKFTLTQVFHSSSNSPRVPGLPEWTTLGLDRLPGLGPVLATPLVLITLALVAIASWVAFRSVFGLRLTSIGERPEAAAALGLSVPLYRTAGVLISGAFAALGGAWLASEQHSFTDGLTSGRGYIALAAMIV